A stretch of Campylobacter concisus DNA encodes these proteins:
- a CDS encoding TolC family outer membrane protein: MKKMLAISALAATVLSAQDVPYRIFLASFAQDDNQARIDSAVNKVNSKISDSRLTTGIYEVGGRKFLYVDTTPVSEDEANSLLVKVQNESGYKDALMRAKAPVADTQITKKSNIEQAISTEVKPVAQVDDGVLTLDQVIKTILNENPSLKATEFNYLQVGKDLKIAKNAYYPTLDAAARVGYEKKRLDDGVSTRRGDGRISGTSLTLVENLYNGGADKNRINSQSARLDSAAYSVAQAADRLTLNAANAYLQVLQTKRILDIEEENVKSHEEIYSQIKDRARSGYGVASEERQAGSRYTLAQSNYTAAKNNYEDALSTFEKLYGKKVAAKNLVMPEFSLPLPSTKEAVYNKAILCNPSLLVQKSNIAMAESVVKEKNAPFLPKLDLVVSGAYDHSNVLYDNYEEQTFDALLRLNYNLYNKGNDKLDKEKSQLAVQQEQQTLDNLVRELKESLEFSWQNYVLNQEKMGYLNQHVEYAKATLDAYQDEFRIGRRDLINLLDAENEYNSALKEIATTETALSYAKYRLLDNMGMISDSFEPGFAKRYIQGACSIQNDLR; this comes from the coding sequence GATGTTCCTTATAGGATTTTTCTAGCTTCATTTGCACAAGATGATAATCAGGCTAGAATTGATAGTGCTGTTAATAAAGTTAATAGCAAAATCTCTGATAGTAGACTAACTACAGGTATCTATGAGGTTGGTGGACGAAAATTTTTATATGTTGACACGACTCCGGTCTCTGAGGATGAAGCTAATAGTCTATTAGTTAAAGTTCAAAACGAATCAGGCTATAAAGATGCTTTAATGAGAGCAAAAGCACCTGTAGCTGATACTCAAATAACAAAAAAATCTAATATAGAACAAGCTATATCAACTGAAGTAAAACCAGTAGCACAAGTTGATGATGGAGTTTTGACTTTAGATCAAGTTATAAAGACTATTTTAAATGAAAATCCAAGTTTAAAAGCTACAGAATTTAACTATCTACAAGTTGGTAAAGATCTAAAAATAGCAAAAAATGCCTATTATCCAACACTTGACGCTGCTGCTAGAGTGGGATATGAGAAAAAACGCCTTGATGATGGAGTTTCTACAAGAAGAGGAGATGGAAGAATTTCTGGCACATCTCTAACCTTAGTTGAAAATTTATACAATGGTGGTGCTGATAAAAATAGAATAAATTCTCAAAGCGCAAGGCTTGATTCAGCTGCTTATTCAGTAGCACAAGCTGCAGATAGACTTACATTAAATGCTGCAAATGCTTACTTACAAGTTCTTCAAACTAAGAGAATTTTAGACATCGAAGAAGAAAACGTAAAGAGTCATGAGGAAATTTATAGCCAAATTAAAGATAGAGCAAGATCAGGTTATGGCGTAGCTTCCGAAGAGAGACAAGCTGGATCGCGCTATACTCTAGCTCAATCAAACTATACAGCCGCTAAAAATAACTATGAAGATGCACTTTCTACATTTGAGAAATTATATGGAAAAAAAGTTGCAGCTAAAAATTTAGTAATGCCTGAGTTTAGCCTTCCTTTGCCTAGCACAAAAGAAGCTGTTTATAACAAAGCAATTCTTTGCAATCCGTCACTTTTGGTTCAAAAATCAAATATTGCTATGGCAGAATCAGTTGTAAAAGAGAAAAATGCGCCTTTCTTACCAAAATTAGATCTTGTTGTATCTGGTGCGTATGATCATTCAAATGTTTTATATGACAATTATGAAGAACAAACATTTGACGCACTTTTAAGACTAAACTATAACCTTTACAATAAAGGTAATGATAAACTAGATAAAGAAAAAAGCCAACTTGCCGTTCAACAAGAGCAACAAACTTTGGATAATCTTGTAAGAGAGCTTAAAGAATCTTTGGAATTTTCATGGCAAAATTATGTTCTTAATCAAGAAAAAATGGGATATCTAAATCAACACGTTGAATATGCTAAAGCTACACTTGATGCTTACCAGGATGAGTTTAGAATCGGTCGTCGTGATCTTATAAACTTGCTTGATGCTGAAAATGAATATAACTCTGCGTTAAAAGAGATTGCTACAACTGAGACAGCACTATCTTATGCAAAATACAGACTGTTAGATAATATGGGAATGATCTCAGATAGCTTTGAACCAGGTTTTGCAAAGAGATACATTCAAGGTGCTTGCAGCATTCAAAACGATTTAAGATAA